The following DNA comes from Verrucomicrobiia bacterium.
AACACTACCCATTACGGCGGATGGATCGATTTTGGGCACTCAGAGTCAGGGCCGCCCTATTGGTTCTCCAGCATTGTCGATTGTGCCTTCGATGGGACGGCGATCACAATGGGCAATCCGTCTGGAGGGAATCCGCTTTATGTGTTTAATGATTTTAACGCGTATTTAGTTGGATCTAATAACACAATTCCAGCGGGTCCGAATGACATTAATGTCGGTAGTTTTGGGTGGATGAGTGGTTGGTCCCGGCCCGGGAGGTTCTTCTTGCCGTGGACCACCTCTCCGCTGGTCGATGGAGGAAGCACGACCGCAGATCAACGCGGGCTATTTCATTTCACAACTTCCCCTTCTGATGGGATGAAGGAGGAAGATTCGCAGGTGGATATTGGCTACCACTATGTCGCGGTGGACTGGCCCGATATACCGATGGATGAAGACCAGGACGGCACTCCTGATTACATCGAGGACGCTAATGGTAATGGCATTCTGGATAGCGGCGAAGCGCGATGGGATGATGCGAGCGATTCGGGACTGAGAGTCTGGATCACGCGGCCGACCTCCGGTTCGATCGTCCCCTGATGCCCGAATACAATACAAACCACCATGAAATTTCAGGCAAACATTCTTCAGGCCATCGTGGCAATGCTTCTTGTGTGCGATGGCAATATTTCTTTCTGTGCGGAGGTGCCCAATTCATTGGATGAAGTGGAAACCACGTTGCGTCAAGCACCGCTCTTCAAGGAACCCCTGATTTGGGTCGGCTCGGAGCGTCCACCAGAATCTCAGACGCGTGCTCTGTATGAGATTGCTGCTGTTGAAGCCTGGAATGATAACGCTTCGGCCGACGAAAAAGTCTCCCGGTTCGAGAGCTTTATTGCGCAATATCCCGATTCTGCGTGGAATCCCGCGTTGCTGGCAAATCTTGGGGTGTATTACCGTTCAGAAGGGAGGTACACCAAAGCATTGGAGCGCTGGTCCGAAGCGTGGCGTCGCACAGCGAACTTGACTGATTACAGGAGCCGGCATGTGGCTGCGTTCACCGCGGCCTATTGGTCACAGCTATTATCGAGTTTAGGCCGCATCGACGACATGGAAGCGTTGCTTGCTGTCGTTAAAACCGATGTCACTGCAAAATCATTGTTTGCAAAGGAAATCGAAGCTGCCAATCGATCTTTGGCGATCATGAAGAATCAACCTGCCGCCGCCTTCCGATGTGGAACATTTGCGCTATTCCACGCCGCGCAGGCGTTCGGCGAAGCTTCGAAATGTCAGTCACTGCTGTCGCTCAATTCGCCTCGATCAGGTTTCTCTCTCCAAAATTTGGTGGAGTTTTCGGCGAATTACCAACTCGGATTCGCCGCCGTTCATCGCGGTTCAGGAGGCGAACTGATCGTCCCCTCGGTCGTTCATTGGAAGGAGAATCACTATGCCGCCATAGTGGAGAAGCGGCGAGGGGCGTACAAGGTCATTGACCCGACGTTTGGCGGATCAAAATGGTTGAGCGCTGCGGTCATTAATGAGAATGCGAGTGGCTATTTCTTGATCCAATCTGGCGACCATCCGGCCTCGTGGCGAAGCGTCGATCCGGATGAGGCATCGACGGTTTTCGGCAAGGGAATCGAGAATAACGGTGAGCCAAATCCATCCGGATGCCCTTGTGGGACATGTCCTCCTCCATGCGCGCCAGGCTCTCCGGGATCCGGAAACGGAGGCAACGGGCCGGGCAGCTGCGGTTCCGCATGCGGCGTGAGGGTTGGGGCCGCAAAGGCAGGAATGCCCGATTGGGAAGTTCAAGAGCCATATATTTCACTTTGGCTGCACGATCGGCCGATGTTCTACGATCTCAGCCTCGGCGGGCAGTTTGCTCTCGATATGACCTACCACCAACGAGAAACGCGAGCTGCCCCGGGTTCCTGGAACACAAACGTTTTCAACTTCGGGCCGAGTTGGAACTGCAACCTCCTCACTTATATTCTTGTGAAGGGGACAGTCACGCACGATCAGGAAACAGTCGACTGTGACCCGGAATCAGAAAGTGAATGCTGCACTCAAGCAGTGGTTACAGGCAATATAGAGCTCTCCGAATTCGCCCCGAAAGGCGGTCTTCGACGACACGTTTGGGATGGAGAACTCGCTCCCTGGTTGCGCGACACCAGGACACACGCACAGTTAAAACCGGTCGGGTATGACACCGTAACAACCCTCCCTTCTGCCTGTGGATACTCGTACGACCAACGCGTGGTTCACTTCAAGACAGCTACTTTGGATTATCCTGATGGAAGCACGGCGGCATTCGGTTTGGTCGTTACAACGAGCACTCTTCCCGAAGAGAAGCTTGCATTTATCACCTCACTCACCAACCCGCAGGGGCAGGTAATGCGTTACCACTATTATACAAACGTCAGTGTTCCGAATAAACCGATAGTTCGGCTGGCGCACGTGGTGGATTTCGATGGAAATACAAACAGCTTCCTCTATGAAGATGCAAATTTCTCCAGCGCCGTAACAGCTATCACCAACGCCAACTATAAGCTGGGGGTGGCATTTCGTTATGATACGAACGGATTTTTGACGAACATCGTGGACACAATCGGACTGGCGAGTTCTTTCCAATATACATTTACCAATGATCTGTTCTTCCAAGGCTACAATACCAACGGTCAGCCCGGGAACCCGGATCAGTACGGCGGGTTTACGGAGCCGCCCCATACCAATCAGGTTTGGCTTTTGACTCGGATGAGTACTCCCTACGGAGACACGTCATTCGAATACATTCATCCGACCTGGCGAATGTTTACGCCTTCGAGCGCCCCTTCAGTGGAGGCTGAGATCAACCGGGCGAT
Coding sequences within:
- a CDS encoding cysteine peptidase family C39 domain-containing protein, with amino-acid sequence MKFQANILQAIVAMLLVCDGNISFCAEVPNSLDEVETTLRQAPLFKEPLIWVGSERPPESQTRALYEIAAVEAWNDNASADEKVSRFESFIAQYPDSAWNPALLANLGVYYRSEGRYTKALERWSEAWRRTANLTDYRSRHVAAFTAAYWSQLLSSLGRIDDMEALLAVVKTDVTAKSLFAKEIEAANRSLAIMKNQPAAAFRCGTFALFHAAQAFGEASKCQSLLSLNSPRSGFSLQNLVEFSANYQLGFAAVHRGSGGELIVPSVVHWKENHYAAIVEKRRGAYKVIDPTFGGSKWLSAAVINENASGYFLIQSGDHPASWRSVDPDEASTVFGKGIENNGEPNPSGCPCGTCPPPCAPGSPGSGNGGNGPGSCGSACGVRVGAAKAGMPDWEVQEPYISLWLHDRPMFYDLSLGGQFALDMTYHQRETRAAPGSWNTNVFNFGPSWNCNLLTYILVKGTVTHDQETVDCDPESESECCTQAVVTGNIELSEFAPKGGLRRHVWDGELAPWLRDTRTHAQLKPVGYDTVTTLPSACGYSYDQRVVHFKTATLDYPDGSTAAFGLVVTTSTLPEEKLAFITSLTNPQGQVMRYHYYTNVSVPNKPIVRLAHVVDFDGNTNSFLYEDANFSSAVTAITNANYKLGVAFRYDTNGFLTNIVDTIGLASSFQYTFTNDLFFQGYNTNGQPGNPDQYGGFTEPPHTNQVWLLTRMSTPYGDTSFEYIHPTWRMFTPSSAPSVEAEINRAIRVTQPDGGTHLFMYLDRHNPMVTGPYLYPTLCGSEGSDYLENYLVFKQRTSKHADIHLVDFNSYYWGPRQYARLSTTVITNFNYTDYRGARVRNWLHSNPDVNDFSTSQTLNAEQAPSPDPENSVSSQSIWYGYEGKPADADIVESQSDNIPVTVGYQTDDFAIRIQNSWRNTQGLVTKTVDFGSDVSCEHFIKTNLYVYAANGIDLVKHIGPGNLMLGGYAYNAFHQITFATNALGEVTSYTYVSNRLTSTKLPSGLITTNIYGANGFIAVTYDYAVVAGTPVYYRTNAYTYTNGLVFTHTDERGLTVTNTWDKLQRLLSVKYSDGRSISYTYDKLDLVRIVDRMGFTNSFVYDNMQRKIFETNALGRVTAYSYCTCGSLNSVQDAAGQNTFFYYDNLGRLTNTLFADGFSIRREYDLASQIRRTIDSSGHTVIKTYDGEGNLQAVDKDHPIGPQRTAQFSYDIYDRVTTNINAEGVKVTMTYDPLGRLRTRTYPDNGVESFGYTLNVSGATSYTNQLNQVTRYVYDPLERKTAETNANLEVTRFVYNGAGDLLTLTDGKNQTTAWKYDSFGRVTNKLDHLGTNLF